In Pirellulales bacterium, a single genomic region encodes these proteins:
- a CDS encoding dockerin type I domain-containing protein encodes MKIDSCLRICFPSAAIAAILLTSSSAWPQNLPSFNGATGYGGVFAPTTADPMPAGGWLSNATVYHVTTTADTLDASGKPLQGTLRGAFYDYSGSGEPKEQISNEVVVFDVGGVFNLTNGELAIKQVNNIYIAGQTAPSPVIVYGDTTEITHSTGSTKQNNNVILRYMTFRRGSATIGNDDSLDFAGGGDSAQTDPSLVSTNMIVDHVSTSWSTDEDLSLDDGNTDVTVQYSIMADSLRSDHAYGSLVRARINSNVTYSNNLYANNLSRNPRPGSYNNQTMNFDFRNNVIYNWANRAGYTGGASDSGDPTENVNMNYVGNYLVAGPSTPTGSTSSTAFTLDTSGNDPVNLHVYQSNNAIDSDHGTNPGGVPNGSDTGWAMFAQTNGTTTTAFPAASQWTSPIGTGSNTGAPANTVAAPSMATMTAANAYNQLILKNGTGYVGNFWWSRDPIDSRIINNVINGTNPPQGVAAAAPDPTELSNLLATPTTTRPAGWDTDGDGMPDIWEKSMGLNPNSAADATQDVNGSGYVNLQQYLDEIGAFAAPGVITFTGSSGGNYASILNWHVASTDSSGVNWQPTRLDAAQINSGIVVSNQVGMHAGVLTIANGASDTAQLNVSGGWLQVDNQLNIGGTDTSHATLNLSAGDLTAPILSKGAASTFNFTGGTLHAGIVTFNLLNQGGTLAPGYRTNAVTIVNATPVALSSIGATHVMGNLTLQSGSVQIEMASASSYDQVAVDGLLSFGGALQVSLLGGYVPTADTKFNILDWGSSTGKFASLSLPALGGSLVWSTTQLYTSGALVVASLNALPGDFSRDHHVDASDVLAMEAALANPAAFQAANSSLSPADLLAIEDVNGDGKFTNADLQTLENDLHSGGGSIDIVPEPGSLELLALAAVTVMLARCRRLAPVGAL; translated from the coding sequence GTGAAAATCGATAGCTGTTTGCGGATTTGTTTTCCTTCCGCGGCAATCGCGGCAATTCTGTTGACAAGCTCTTCGGCTTGGCCGCAAAACTTGCCGTCGTTTAACGGCGCCACGGGATACGGCGGCGTTTTCGCCCCGACCACAGCCGACCCGATGCCCGCTGGCGGCTGGCTATCCAACGCCACCGTGTATCACGTGACCACCACGGCCGATACGCTCGACGCCAGTGGCAAGCCGCTGCAGGGCACTTTGCGCGGCGCGTTTTACGATTACAGCGGTTCGGGTGAGCCGAAAGAGCAAATATCGAACGAAGTCGTGGTGTTCGACGTGGGGGGTGTTTTTAATCTCACCAACGGCGAACTGGCCATCAAACAAGTCAACAATATCTATATTGCCGGACAAACCGCGCCCAGCCCCGTGATTGTGTACGGCGATACTACAGAGATCACGCACAGCACGGGCTCGACCAAACAGAACAACAACGTGATTTTGCGGTACATGACCTTTCGCCGCGGATCGGCCACTATCGGGAACGACGATTCGCTGGATTTTGCCGGCGGTGGCGATTCCGCCCAGACCGACCCCAGCCTGGTGTCGACCAACATGATTGTCGATCACGTATCGACCTCCTGGTCTACCGACGAAGATCTGTCGCTGGACGACGGCAATACCGACGTCACGGTCCAATACTCCATCATGGCCGATTCACTCCGCAGCGACCACGCTTACGGTTCGTTGGTTCGGGCCCGCATCAATTCCAACGTCACCTACTCCAACAATTTGTATGCGAATAATCTAAGCCGCAATCCTCGGCCCGGCAGCTACAACAATCAGACCATGAATTTCGATTTCCGGAACAATGTGATTTATAACTGGGCGAATCGAGCCGGCTACACCGGCGGCGCCAGTGATTCCGGCGACCCCACCGAAAACGTGAACATGAACTATGTAGGCAATTACTTGGTCGCCGGACCTTCCACTCCGACGGGCAGCACATCCAGCACCGCCTTTACGCTCGACACTAGCGGTAACGACCCGGTGAACTTGCACGTGTATCAGAGCAACAATGCCATCGACAGCGACCACGGCACGAATCCCGGCGGTGTGCCCAATGGCAGCGACACCGGCTGGGCTATGTTCGCGCAAACCAACGGCACCACAACGACGGCCTTTCCAGCGGCATCGCAGTGGACCAGTCCGATTGGCACAGGCAGTAATACGGGTGCGCCGGCTAACACCGTTGCTGCCCCAAGCATGGCCACGATGACGGCGGCGAACGCTTACAACCAACTGATCCTGAAAAACGGCACCGGCTATGTCGGAAACTTTTGGTGGTCGCGCGATCCCATCGACAGCCGCATCATTAACAACGTGATTAACGGCACCAATCCACCGCAAGGCGTAGCCGCGGCTGCACCGGACCCCACGGAGTTAAGCAATTTGCTCGCCACCCCGACGACTACCCGGCCCGCTGGCTGGGATACCGACGGCGACGGCATGCCCGACATTTGGGAAAAATCGATGGGGCTGAATCCCAATTCCGCCGCCGACGCCACGCAGGATGTCAACGGTTCAGGCTATGTGAATTTGCAGCAGTATCTCGACGAAATCGGCGCTTTTGCCGCCCCAGGGGTGATTACCTTCACCGGGTCCAGCGGCGGAAACTATGCCAGCATCTTGAATTGGCACGTCGCCAGCACGGATTCGTCGGGTGTCAACTGGCAACCGACGCGGCTCGATGCCGCGCAAATTAACAGCGGAATCGTGGTGTCGAATCAGGTGGGCATGCACGCCGGAGTGCTCACGATTGCTAATGGCGCCAGCGACACCGCCCAATTGAATGTTTCCGGCGGCTGGCTGCAGGTGGACAATCAATTGAATATCGGCGGAACCGACACATCGCACGCCACGCTGAACTTAAGCGCCGGCGATTTGACCGCGCCCATTTTGAGCAAAGGCGCCGCCAGCACGTTCAACTTCACCGGCGGCACGCTGCACGCAGGTATCGTCACGTTCAATTTGTTGAATCAAGGTGGCACGCTGGCGCCGGGTTACCGCACCAACGCCGTGACCATTGTGAACGCCACGCCCGTGGCATTAAGTTCCATCGGCGCGACGCACGTCATGGGCAATCTCACACTGCAAAGCGGATCAGTTCAGATCGAAATGGCTTCCGCCTCCAGCTATGACCAGGTGGCAGTGGACGGCTTATTGAGTTTCGGCGGCGCGTTGCAAGTTTCGTTGCTGGGCGGTTACGTGCCGACGGCAGACACGAAGTTCAACATTTTGGATTGGGGCAGCAGCACCGGAAAATTTGCGTCCCTTTCGCTGCCGGCGCTCGGCGGCTCGCTGGTCTGGAGTACGACGCAGTTATACACGTCCGGCGCGCTGGTCGTGGCCAGCCTGAACGCGCTGCCCGGCGATTTCAGCCGCGATCATCACGTTGACGCCTCCGATGTTCTGGCGATGGAAGCGGCGTTGGCCAATCCCGCTGCGTTCCAAGCGGCCAACAGCAGTCTCTCTCCCGCCGATTTGCTGGCGATCGAAGACGTCAACGGCGACGGCAAATTCACCAATGCCGATTTACAAACCCTGGAGAACGATTTGCACTCTGGCGGCGGTTCCATCGACATCGTGCCCGAGCCAGGCTCGCTCGAGCTGCTCGCACTGGCCGCGGTCACGGTAATGCTGGCGCGATGTCGCCGCTTGGCGCCTGTCGGGGCACTTTGA